The following proteins come from a genomic window of Hymenobacter canadensis:
- a CDS encoding DinB family protein, with protein sequence MDHATKAGIVTELISLLTQANAHVTFTDACADLTAAQWNQRVPEAPYTIWQLAEHVRIAQWDIVEFSLGADHVSPDWPAGYWPANTATADEATWHQTLDQIQADQQRFIDLLHAPDTDLLAPIPHGDGQTILREAMLLGDHAAYHTGEIILLRRLLNAW encoded by the coding sequence ATGGACCACGCCACGAAAGCCGGAATAGTCACGGAGCTGATCAGCTTGCTCACGCAGGCCAACGCCCACGTCACGTTCACTGATGCCTGCGCCGACCTCACGGCCGCGCAGTGGAACCAGCGCGTGCCGGAGGCGCCGTACACCATCTGGCAGCTGGCAGAGCACGTGCGCATCGCCCAGTGGGATATTGTGGAGTTTTCCCTCGGGGCCGACCACGTTTCGCCGGACTGGCCCGCCGGCTACTGGCCCGCCAACACCGCCACCGCCGACGAAGCCACCTGGCACCAGACGCTTGACCAGATCCAGGCCGACCAGCAGCGCTTCATCGACCTGCTGCACGCCCCCGATACGGACCTGCTGGCCCCCATTCCGCACGGCGACGGCCAAACCATCCTGCGCGAAGCTATGCTGCTGGGCGACCACGCCGCCTACCATACCGGCGAAATCATTCTGCTTCGCCGACTGCTCAACGCCTGGTAA
- a CDS encoding cyanophycinase, translating to MPHQTPAAPPLGTLVALGGGDDDAMLALLCDLLPSHATTVEIVTVASRDDTRSGRAYERALRELGCTSARHLRISEQHPADAPDTLRRLRHAGLVFFSGGDQERITDFLHNTEFARVLHERYYHDATFIIAGTSAGAAVLPEYMIVDGHGWRALRKGGMQTSAGLGLLPQLLIDQHFVERGRFGRLAHALLAHPMCLGLGLAEETGIIIRGGTEAEVFGDGVVMVVDGRQLHGNNLGRIGRGEPVSGQDLRVHLLVAGQRLQLQSRRVVGEEPDTR from the coding sequence ATGCCTCACCAGACGCCTGCCGCCCCTCCGCTCGGCACCCTCGTTGCCCTCGGCGGCGGCGACGACGACGCCATGCTGGCCCTGCTCTGCGACCTGCTGCCGAGCCACGCCACCACCGTCGAAATAGTGACCGTGGCCTCCCGCGACGACACCCGCTCCGGCCGCGCCTACGAGCGGGCCCTGCGCGAGCTGGGCTGCACCAGTGCCCGCCACCTGCGCATCAGCGAGCAGCACCCGGCCGATGCCCCCGACACGCTGCGCCGCCTGCGCCACGCCGGCCTCGTGTTTTTCAGCGGCGGCGACCAGGAGCGCATCACCGACTTTCTGCATAACACCGAGTTTGCGCGGGTGCTGCACGAGCGGTACTACCACGACGCCACCTTCATCATTGCGGGCACCAGCGCCGGTGCGGCCGTGCTGCCCGAGTATATGATAGTGGATGGCCACGGCTGGCGCGCCCTGCGCAAGGGCGGCATGCAAACCAGCGCCGGCCTGGGTTTGCTGCCCCAGCTGCTCATCGACCAGCACTTTGTGGAGCGAGGCCGCTTCGGGCGGCTGGCCCACGCGCTACTGGCCCACCCCATGTGCCTGGGCTTGGGTCTGGCCGAAGAAACCGGCATCATCATCCGGGGCGGCACCGAGGCCGAGGTGTTCGGCGACGGCGTGGTGATGGTAGTGGACGGGCGCCAGTTGCATGGCAACAACCTGGGCCGCATCGGGCGCGGCGAGCCGGTGAGCGGGCAGGATCTGCGGGTGCATCTGCTGGTGGCCGGCCAGCGCCTGCAGCTGCAAAGCAGGCGGGTAGTGGGGGAGGAGCCGGACACAAGGTGA
- a CDS encoding OmpP1/FadL family transporter — translation MTFKSLLLVGGALLTGTAASAGGYQVTLAGIKNNGMGGVGVGLSLDQAAMFYNPGALAMVKERGVQLGANATLARQAFRAENGSVQRELQNNTTTPFSLFAGFGPAEGKFRAGIAIYTPFGNKLQYADGWEGRFALTQIDLKAIYVQPTFSYAISDKLSIGAGLTYLALGSVNLQRDVPAQNADGQFASIELDGDAERKFGFNAGVFFKPSEKLSVGISYRSKIDAQVKDGDVTFRNLSATATPGFQATKFAATLPLPATTSIGIGVMPTEKLTIGLDVNFVEWSAYENLTFDFNAPVNGSPTSVSKRYYEDALTFRIGGQYQITSGLTVRAGGAYDNSPVKDGYITPETPDSDRVTGTLGASYKFGEKFGVDLSTQFVNLKKRTQTQAELLSNGTTDRVAGTYKTSVVVPGIGLNYTF, via the coding sequence ATGACTTTTAAATCTCTACTCCTCGTGGGTGGTGCGCTACTTACGGGTACGGCCGCATCGGCGGGCGGCTACCAGGTGACGCTGGCCGGGATAAAGAACAACGGCATGGGCGGCGTAGGTGTCGGCCTGTCGCTGGACCAGGCGGCTATGTTCTACAACCCCGGTGCCCTGGCCATGGTGAAGGAGCGGGGCGTGCAGCTCGGGGCCAATGCCACGCTGGCGCGGCAGGCTTTCCGCGCCGAAAACGGCAGCGTGCAGCGCGAGCTGCAGAACAATACCACCACGCCGTTCAGCCTGTTTGCCGGCTTCGGCCCGGCCGAAGGCAAGTTCCGGGCGGGCATTGCCATTTACACGCCCTTCGGCAACAAGCTGCAGTACGCCGACGGCTGGGAAGGCCGCTTCGCGCTGACGCAGATTGATTTGAAAGCCATTTATGTGCAGCCGACTTTCAGCTACGCCATTTCCGACAAGCTGAGCATTGGTGCCGGCCTGACGTATCTGGCGCTGGGCTCGGTGAACCTGCAGCGCGATGTGCCGGCCCAGAACGCCGACGGCCAGTTTGCCAGCATCGAGCTGGACGGCGACGCGGAGCGCAAGTTCGGCTTCAACGCCGGTGTGTTCTTCAAGCCTTCCGAGAAGCTGAGCGTTGGTATCAGCTACCGCTCCAAGATTGATGCCCAGGTGAAAGACGGCGACGTAACGTTCCGCAACCTGTCGGCCACGGCCACTCCCGGCTTCCAGGCCACCAAGTTTGCAGCCACGCTGCCGCTGCCCGCTACCACCTCCATCGGCATCGGCGTGATGCCAACCGAGAAGCTCACCATCGGCCTCGATGTGAACTTCGTGGAGTGGAGCGCCTACGAAAACCTGACGTTTGATTTCAACGCTCCGGTGAACGGCTCGCCTACCAGCGTCTCGAAGCGTTATTATGAGGACGCTCTGACCTTCCGCATTGGCGGCCAGTACCAGATAACGAGCGGCCTGACCGTGCGCGCCGGTGGTGCCTACGACAACTCACCAGTGAAAGACGGTTACATCACGCCCGAAACGCCTGACTCGGACCGCGTAACTGGCACGTTGGGTGCTTCCTACAAGTTCGGCGAGAAGTTCGGTGTTGATCTGAGCACGCAGTTTGTGAACCTGAAAAAGCGTACCCAAACCCAGGCCGAGCTGCTCAGCAACGGCACGACGGACCGCGTAGCGGGTACTTACAAGACCAGCGTAGTAGTGCCCGGCATCGGCCTGAACTACACTTTCTAA
- a CDS encoding DoxX family protein has translation MLPQPHTTTLQNVARGLMGTFMVVAGTGHLTFQRRAFQAQVPDFVPLSKDTTVLASGVVEIGLGLALLFWKKRRVEMGLGLAAFYAAVFPGNIHQYTHHLSAFGLDTDDKRLGRLFFQPVLIGVALWSTGALTYLQRRK, from the coding sequence ATGCTTCCTCAACCCCACACCACTACCCTGCAAAACGTGGCCCGCGGCCTCATGGGCACCTTCATGGTGGTGGCCGGCACCGGCCACCTCACCTTCCAGCGCCGCGCGTTTCAGGCCCAGGTGCCCGATTTCGTGCCCCTGAGTAAGGACACCACCGTACTGGCTTCGGGCGTGGTGGAAATCGGGCTGGGACTGGCGCTGCTTTTCTGGAAGAAGCGGCGGGTGGAAATGGGCCTTGGGCTGGCGGCTTTCTACGCGGCGGTATTCCCCGGCAACATCCACCAGTACACCCACCACCTCTCCGCTTTCGGCCTCGACACCGACGACAAGCGCCTGGGCCGGCTGTTCTTCCAGCCCGTGCTCATCGGCGTGGCCCTGTGGAGCACCGGCGCGCTGACGTATCTGCAGCGCCGCAAATAG
- a CDS encoding YpdA family putative bacillithiol disulfide reductase — protein MTTDVSFDVVVIGAGPVGLACGLEVQRRGLSVCVLDKGALVNSIIGYPTNMEFFSTPELLEIGGHPMTTLHYKPLREDALDYYRRVAQTEKLTLRLYERVLDLEGEQNAYMVITDKGRIGARFVIVATGFYDVPNLLRVPGEDLPNVTHYYKEPYAHADQDVVIIGAKNSSAKAALQLLRAGARPTLVVRGSEISESVKYWIRPDLVNRIKEGRIGCLFNSTVARITETTVELNTPDGPRTLPAQHVYALTGYHPDFSFLAALGITCEADAAQTPTHNPETLETNRPGLYLAGTVCGGLNTSRWFIENGRYHAQLIAARLAGEAAPALPEVLQQVQLS, from the coding sequence ATGACAACCGACGTTTCTTTTGATGTAGTGGTAATCGGGGCCGGCCCCGTGGGGCTGGCCTGTGGGCTGGAAGTGCAGCGCCGCGGCCTCTCGGTGTGCGTGCTGGACAAGGGCGCGCTGGTGAATTCCATCATCGGCTACCCCACCAACATGGAGTTCTTCTCTACGCCCGAGCTGCTCGAAATCGGGGGGCACCCCATGACGACGCTGCACTACAAGCCGCTGCGCGAAGATGCCCTCGACTACTACCGCCGCGTGGCCCAGACCGAAAAGCTGACGTTGCGCCTCTACGAGCGGGTTCTAGACCTCGAAGGCGAGCAAAACGCCTACATGGTGATAACCGACAAGGGACGCATCGGGGCGCGCTTCGTGATTGTAGCCACCGGCTTCTACGACGTGCCCAATCTGCTGCGCGTGCCCGGCGAAGACTTGCCCAACGTCACGCACTACTACAAGGAGCCCTACGCCCACGCCGACCAGGATGTGGTGATTATCGGGGCCAAAAACTCCTCGGCCAAGGCGGCGCTGCAACTGTTGCGCGCCGGCGCCCGCCCCACGCTGGTCGTGCGCGGCTCCGAAATCAGTGAGTCGGTGAAGTACTGGATCCGGCCCGATCTGGTGAACCGCATCAAGGAAGGCCGCATCGGCTGCCTGTTCAACAGCACCGTGGCGCGCATCACCGAAACCACCGTGGAGCTGAACACGCCCGACGGCCCGCGCACGTTGCCGGCCCAGCACGTCTACGCCCTCACCGGCTACCACCCCGACTTCTCGTTTCTGGCTGCCCTGGGCATCACCTGCGAAGCCGATGCTGCCCAGACGCCCACCCACAACCCCGAAACCTTAGAAACGAACCGCCCCGGCCTCTACCTGGCCGGTACCGTGTGCGGCGGCCTCAACACCAGCCGCTGGTTCATTGAAAACGGCCGCTACCACGCCCAGCTCATTGCCGCCCGCCTGGCCGGCGAGGCCGCCCCTGCCCTGCCGGAAGTGCTGCAGCAGGTGCAGCTGTCGTAG
- the polA gene encoding DNA polymerase I: MTPDAPAAQPHKLFLLDAFALIYRAHFAFSKNPRVNSKGLNTGAILGFTNTLVEVLQKEKPTHIGVAFDAAKKTFRHEQYAEYKAQRQAMPEDIGLAIPYIKQIIKAFHIPILMVEGFEADDVIGTLARRAEAQGFGEVYMMTPDKDYCQLVTDCVKIYRPAFMGNAAEILDVAHVLQRFEIERPEQVIDILGLQGDASDNIPGIPGIGEKTAKTLIQKYGSVENLIANVDQLKGKQQENVRNFAEQGLMSKELATIHLDVPIEFEADKLVLDQPDAEALRQLFDELEFRQLAARVLGGGSPAGVSAAPVGRGARRPKAAEAQGSLFGSSSDAAVAIGAEEGETGEFGAPAGPRRTLQDVPHQYHLMDTPELRASLLAFLLQQTEVSFDTETTGLDIMTARLVGLSFCWLPGEAYYVPVPTDDHAATQALVDEFQPFFEAAHILKIGQNIKYDLTILKHYNVAINGPLFDTMLAHYLLEPDMRHGMDVLAETYLHYTPVPITALIGPKGKNQKTMADLPPAEVSDYACEDADVTLQLKHVFELLLKEVGLLDLLNEVENPLVPVLADIEYEGVKIDSSAMGEYSAELQGYIVDLEKQIFSEAGQEFNIGSPKQLGEVLFDKMDIGKGKIKKTKTGQYATGEEILSQLAAENPIAALILEYRQLSKLRSTYVEALPQLVNVADGRVHTSFNQAVTATGRLSSTNPNLQNIPIRTEKGREIRKAFVPRDAGHVLLAADYSQVELRIMADFSGDKTMIEAFRQGLDIHTSTASKVFKVPLSEVDSEMRRKAKTVNFGIIYGISAFGLAQRIGISRKEATDIIDTYFEEFSSVKQFMDNSINKARELEYATTLLGRRRYLRDINSRNATLRGYTERNAINAPIQGTAADIIKKAMINIHEWLRQEKLGTKMILQVHDELVFDAVQEEVAYITPKIKELMATALLLPHGVPLEVEVGTGRNWLQAH, translated from the coding sequence ATGACTCCCGACGCCCCCGCTGCCCAGCCCCACAAGCTTTTCCTGCTCGACGCCTTTGCCCTGATTTACCGCGCCCACTTTGCCTTCAGCAAGAACCCGCGCGTGAACTCCAAGGGCCTCAACACCGGCGCTATTCTGGGCTTCACCAACACACTGGTAGAGGTGCTGCAGAAGGAAAAGCCCACCCACATCGGCGTGGCGTTCGACGCCGCCAAAAAGACGTTCCGCCACGAGCAGTACGCTGAGTACAAGGCCCAGCGCCAGGCCATGCCCGAGGATATCGGCTTGGCCATTCCCTACATCAAGCAGATCATCAAGGCTTTCCACATTCCCATCCTAATGGTGGAAGGTTTCGAAGCCGACGACGTGATTGGCACGCTGGCTCGCCGCGCCGAGGCCCAGGGCTTCGGGGAGGTGTATATGATGACGCCCGACAAGGACTACTGCCAGCTGGTGACGGACTGCGTGAAAATCTACCGGCCGGCCTTCATGGGCAACGCCGCCGAAATCCTGGACGTGGCGCACGTGCTGCAACGCTTCGAGATTGAGCGGCCCGAGCAGGTGATTGACATTCTGGGTTTGCAGGGCGACGCCTCCGACAATATTCCGGGTATTCCGGGCATCGGGGAGAAGACGGCCAAAACGCTGATTCAGAAGTACGGCTCCGTCGAAAACCTGATTGCCAACGTGGACCAGCTCAAGGGCAAGCAGCAGGAGAACGTGCGCAACTTCGCCGAGCAGGGCCTGATGAGCAAGGAGCTGGCCACCATCCACTTGGATGTGCCCATCGAGTTTGAGGCCGATAAGTTGGTGCTGGATCAGCCTGATGCCGAGGCATTACGGCAACTGTTCGACGAGCTGGAATTCCGCCAGCTGGCCGCCCGCGTGCTGGGCGGCGGCAGCCCCGCCGGCGTGAGTGCCGCGCCCGTCGGGCGTGGGGCGCGCCGCCCGAAAGCGGCCGAGGCCCAGGGCAGTCTGTTCGGCTCGTCGTCGGATGCGGCCGTGGCTATTGGCGCTGAGGAAGGCGAAACCGGCGAGTTTGGGGCGCCGGCCGGGCCACGCCGCACGCTACAGGACGTGCCGCACCAGTACCACCTGATGGATACGCCGGAGCTGCGCGCTTCTCTGCTGGCGTTTCTGTTGCAGCAGACGGAAGTCAGCTTCGATACTGAAACCACCGGCCTGGATATTATGACGGCGCGGCTGGTGGGGCTAAGTTTCTGCTGGCTGCCCGGCGAGGCCTACTACGTGCCCGTTCCCACCGACGACCACGCCGCCACTCAGGCGCTGGTGGATGAGTTCCAGCCGTTTTTCGAGGCCGCGCACATCCTCAAAATCGGCCAGAACATCAAGTACGACCTCACCATCCTCAAGCATTACAACGTCGCCATCAACGGGCCGCTGTTTGACACCATGCTGGCCCACTACCTGCTGGAGCCCGACATGCGCCACGGCATGGACGTGCTGGCCGAAACCTACCTGCACTACACGCCCGTGCCCATCACGGCGCTCATCGGCCCCAAAGGCAAGAACCAGAAAACCATGGCCGACCTGCCCCCGGCCGAGGTGTCAGACTACGCCTGCGAGGATGCCGACGTGACGCTGCAGCTCAAGCACGTGTTTGAGCTGCTGCTCAAGGAAGTGGGCCTGCTGGATTTGCTCAACGAGGTGGAAAACCCGCTGGTGCCGGTGCTGGCCGACATCGAGTACGAGGGCGTGAAAATCGACTCCTCGGCCATGGGCGAATACTCGGCCGAGCTGCAAGGCTACATCGTGGACCTGGAGAAGCAGATTTTCTCGGAAGCCGGCCAGGAGTTCAACATCGGCTCGCCGAAGCAGCTGGGCGAGGTGCTGTTCGATAAAATGGACATTGGCAAGGGCAAAATCAAGAAGACCAAGACCGGCCAGTACGCCACCGGCGAGGAAATCCTGAGTCAGCTGGCGGCCGAAAACCCCATTGCCGCCCTCATTCTGGAGTACCGCCAGCTCAGCAAGCTGCGCAGCACCTACGTGGAGGCCCTGCCCCAGCTAGTGAATGTGGCCGACGGCCGCGTGCATACCAGCTTCAACCAGGCCGTGACGGCCACCGGCCGCCTCAGCAGCACCAATCCCAACCTGCAGAACATTCCCATCCGCACCGAAAAGGGCCGGGAAATCCGCAAGGCCTTCGTGCCCCGCGACGCCGGCCACGTGTTGCTTGCCGCCGACTACTCGCAGGTGGAGCTGCGCATCATGGCCGACTTCTCGGGTGATAAAACGATGATTGAAGCCTTTCGCCAGGGCCTCGACATTCACACCAGCACGGCCAGCAAGGTATTCAAAGTGCCGCTCAGTGAGGTCGACAGCGAGATGCGCCGCAAAGCCAAAACCGTCAATTTTGGCATCATCTACGGCATTTCGGCTTTCGGGCTGGCCCAGCGCATCGGCATCTCGCGCAAGGAAGCCACCGACATCATCGACACCTACTTCGAGGAGTTTTCGTCGGTGAAGCAGTTCATGGACAACAGCATCAACAAGGCCCGGGAGCTGGAATACGCCACCACCCTGCTGGGCCGCCGCCGCTACCTGCGCGACATTAACTCGCGCAACGCCACCCTGCGCGGCTACACCGAGCGCAACGCCATCAACGCCCCCATCCAGGGCACCGCGGCCGACATCATCAAGAAGGCCATGATCAACATCCACGAGTGGCTGCGCCAGGAAAAGCTTGGCACCAAAATGATTCTGCAGGTGCACGATGAACTGGTATTCGACGCGGTGCAGGAGGAAGTAGCCTACATCACGCCCAAAATAAAGGAGCTGATGGCCACCGCCCTGCTCCTGCCCCACGGCGTGCCGCTGGAAGTGGAAGTGGGCACCGGCCGCAACTGGCTGCAGGCGCACTAA
- the mgtE gene encoding magnesium transporter has protein sequence MNQNPTTDHITSLIQEGEFFKLKEILKHYEPAELVELIEAEEEREQLIVFRLLPLRLATQVFEYLDLEVQKHFLANLTQEKISDILNEMSPDDRTALLEFLPDDFVKELIQTLSEPERKVTLELLGYPEYSVGRLMTPDYIAIRESWTVQQVLDYIRRHGGQSETLSVLYVTDQRGVLIDDIRIREFLLSPPDRPVSELMDRRYVKLNAMQDQEAAIDVFRKNDRVALPVVNDDGVLFGIVTIDDILDIREEEDTEDIQKLGGSAALDEPYLATSIWGMIKKRAGWLVILLLGEMLTTSAMHHFEEDLQKAAVLGLFIPLIISAGGNAGSQATSLIIRAMSLGEFTLSDWWLVMRREIISGAALGGILGVVGALRIVLWAKVVDPGYFGPYWQLIAVTVGFSLLGIVLWGVLSGAMLPMLLKRLGLDPATSSAPFVATLVDVTGLIIYFSVATLVLRGTLL, from the coding sequence ATGAATCAGAACCCGACCACCGACCACATTACGTCCCTGATTCAGGAGGGGGAATTTTTCAAGCTCAAGGAGATTCTCAAGCATTACGAGCCCGCCGAGCTGGTGGAGCTGATTGAGGCCGAGGAGGAGCGCGAGCAGCTGATTGTGTTTCGGCTGCTGCCGCTGCGGCTGGCTACGCAGGTGTTCGAATACCTCGACCTGGAGGTGCAGAAGCACTTTTTGGCCAATCTGACCCAGGAGAAAATTTCCGATATCCTCAACGAAATGTCGCCCGACGACCGGACGGCGCTGCTGGAATTCCTGCCCGACGACTTCGTGAAGGAGCTGATCCAGACGCTGTCGGAGCCGGAGCGCAAGGTGACGCTGGAGCTGCTGGGCTACCCCGAATACTCGGTGGGCCGCCTGATGACGCCCGACTACATTGCCATCCGCGAGAGCTGGACCGTGCAGCAGGTGCTCGACTACATCCGGCGCCACGGCGGGCAGTCGGAGACGCTGAGCGTGCTCTACGTGACCGACCAGCGCGGCGTGCTCATCGACGATATCCGCATACGGGAGTTTCTGCTCTCGCCGCCCGACCGGCCCGTGAGCGAGCTGATGGACCGCCGCTACGTGAAGCTCAACGCCATGCAGGACCAGGAAGCGGCCATCGACGTGTTCCGCAAAAACGACCGGGTGGCCCTGCCCGTGGTCAACGACGACGGCGTGCTGTTCGGCATCGTGACCATCGACGACATTCTGGATATCCGGGAAGAGGAAGACACCGAGGACATCCAGAAGCTGGGCGGCTCGGCGGCTCTCGATGAGCCGTATCTGGCCACTTCCATCTGGGGCATGATCAAGAAGCGCGCCGGCTGGCTGGTGATTCTGCTGCTGGGCGAGATGCTGACCACCTCGGCCATGCACCACTTCGAGGAAGACCTGCAGAAGGCGGCCGTGCTGGGCCTGTTTATTCCGCTGATTATTTCGGCTGGCGGCAACGCCGGGTCCCAGGCCACCTCGCTCATTATCCGGGCCATGAGCCTGGGCGAGTTTACGCTGTCGGACTGGTGGCTGGTGATGCGGCGCGAAATCATTTCGGGGGCGGCGCTGGGCGGTATTCTGGGCGTGGTGGGCGCGCTGCGTATTGTACTGTGGGCCAAGGTAGTAGACCCCGGCTATTTCGGGCCGTACTGGCAGCTGATTGCCGTGACGGTGGGCTTCTCGCTGCTGGGCATTGTGCTGTGGGGCGTGCTGTCGGGGGCCATGCTGCCGATGCTGCTCAAGCGTCTCGGCCTCGACCCGGCCACGTCTTCAGCGCCGTTCGTGGCCACGCTCGTGGACGTAACGGGCCTGATTATTTACTTCTCGGTGGCTACGCTGGTGCTGCGCGGCACGCTGCTGTAG
- a CDS encoding SGNH/GDSL hydrolase family protein: MNTFSLKKTWPAVALLGLAACQPELDAPAVDKGSADFSSYVAIGNSLTAGFQSGGLANFGIETSYPAILAQQFAKANGGDFVSPKFDEGQKDGSGYLKFYGLTTAGSPVILAPGQSATATLAGQTTPRTFTNNPADYKFAFTGRTLPAPPLGSGAAELAPFNTAQPNNLGVPGISVLSADRTASSVPQIAGAAQAYGNLNNYYQRLLPAADRGVTDYTTFIGRKNATFFTCWLGNNDVLTYATNGGVAVATDPFSNLTDTTSFGRGYRNIVRTISKNGTVGGVVANIPNVANVPYFTAVTVASVLAGFQQVNPAAPAVFIQTSSTTTPVRAATAADLITLPAASVVATGVGSTPTNPIPNNLVLDAAEVTAIQTRTTQLNAIIAKTARQYKVGLVDMNSFFSTIALGGIAINATSNNAGFIRGNLFSLDGVHPTSRGYAVIANEFIKVINATYGASIQPVNPTEYNALLLP, encoded by the coding sequence ATGAATACGTTTTCCCTCAAGAAAACCTGGCCCGCAGTAGCCCTGCTGGGTCTGGCGGCCTGCCAGCCCGAGCTGGACGCCCCAGCAGTAGATAAAGGCTCGGCCGATTTCAGCAGCTACGTAGCCATCGGCAACTCCCTCACGGCGGGTTTCCAGAGCGGCGGTTTGGCCAACTTCGGTATTGAAACGTCGTATCCGGCTATCCTGGCGCAGCAGTTCGCCAAAGCCAACGGCGGTGACTTCGTGTCGCCGAAGTTCGACGAAGGGCAGAAGGACGGCTCCGGCTACCTGAAGTTCTACGGCCTCACCACAGCCGGCTCGCCGGTTATTCTGGCCCCGGGCCAGAGCGCCACGGCTACGCTGGCCGGCCAAACCACGCCGCGCACGTTCACCAACAACCCGGCCGACTACAAATTTGCCTTCACCGGCCGTACGTTGCCGGCTCCGCCGCTGGGCTCTGGTGCCGCTGAACTGGCTCCCTTCAACACCGCGCAGCCCAACAACCTGGGCGTGCCCGGTATTTCGGTGCTGAGCGCCGACCGCACGGCTTCCAGCGTACCGCAGATTGCGGGCGCAGCCCAGGCCTACGGCAACCTCAACAACTACTACCAGCGCCTGCTGCCCGCCGCCGACCGCGGCGTAACGGACTACACCACGTTCATCGGCCGCAAGAACGCTACGTTCTTCACCTGCTGGCTGGGCAACAACGACGTGCTGACCTACGCCACCAACGGCGGCGTAGCCGTGGCTACCGACCCGTTCAGCAACTTGACGGATACCACCAGCTTCGGCCGGGGCTACCGCAACATCGTGCGCACCATCAGCAAGAATGGTACAGTGGGCGGCGTAGTAGCAAACATCCCGAACGTAGCCAATGTGCCGTACTTCACGGCAGTAACCGTAGCTAGCGTGCTGGCAGGCTTCCAGCAGGTGAACCCCGCTGCGCCGGCTGTATTCATTCAGACTAGCTCCACAACAACCCCAGTTCGTGCTGCTACTGCGGCTGACCTGATTACGCTGCCTGCCGCCTCGGTAGTAGCTACGGGTGTTGGCTCTACGCCCACGAACCCAATCCCTAATAATCTGGTGCTGGACGCTGCTGAAGTTACGGCTATCCAAACCCGTACCACGCAGCTCAACGCCATCATCGCCAAGACGGCCCGTCAGTACAAAGTGGGTTTGGTGGATATGAACTCGTTCTTCAGCACGATTGCGCTGGGTGGCATTGCCATCAACGCCACGTCGAACAACGCCGGCTTCATCCGCGGCAACCTGTTCTCGCTGGACGGCGTGCACCCCACCTCGCGTGGCTACGCTGTTATTGCCAACGAATTCATCAAGGTGATCAACGCCACCTACGGTGCCTCCATTCAGCCAGTGAACCCTACCGAGTACAACGCGCTGCTGCTGCCATAA